The DNA sequence TGCCATTGTCTTTGACCTCAACGATGAGGGATTGTTTAACTTGCTTCATAGTCAACACAATATGACCATTTGGTTCGGTGTATTTGATGGCATTTGAGATTAGGTTCGTAAAGATTCGAACGAAGGAAGCCACTTCGGTTTGTATGGTGAGGCTATCCAAGTCATGCACATAATCAATTTGAATATGCTTTTGACTGGCTTGTGGTTCAAAGGATTCAATCAAGGTTTGTAAAACCAAGACAGCATCCATGTCTTCGAAAGATACAACTTGGATGTGTTTGGTTCTCACCCATTCTAACAATTGGCTGACTAGGTTTTCTAAGACAGACAATTGTTTTAAGATGTCATCGAAGTCTTTGTATAAAGCATGGTCATTGTTTTTACTCTTTAAGTATTCGATTTGTGCCCTGAGCACCGATAACGGGGTTCTCAGTTCATGGGATACATTGGTGGTAAAAGATTGTTCACGTTCGATGGCTTTCTCAATCGAGTCCAACATTTGATTGATGGTGCTGGCGAGCAGTGTGACTTCATCTTTATTGTCTTGAATGGCGATTCGAGTATCGTAGTGTTGTTCATGGGTGATTTCAAGGGCAGTCTTGGTCATGGTATGGATGGGTTTAAAGGCTTGTTTGATGATGACATAGCCACCAGATAAGGATACTAAAACAAAAATCGGTGAAAAAATCAACATCCATAACAACACTTGGTTAAATATGTTCGATGATTCGCTCGTGGAATAAAACGCTCTTAATGTATAGGTTTGATCGACTGGGACATCATAGATCAACCAGGTGGATTGGTTACTTTCATAGGTTTGAACTTCATAGGCTTGTAAAGCGAGATCATTTTGAATGGACCCTGGGATTTCGCCTGAAAAAACCACATCGTCTTTGTATATGACGTATATGATGTTGTCATATAAGTAACGGAAGGTTTCGTCTTCATCATCGTCTTTATAATACACACGACCATCGTCTTCGATGGTCAATTCTTGAGCGATTTCTTCGGTTTCATGTTTAATGGTCGTGGTCGCGTTTCGTTGAATAAATGTGGATGCTGTGAACAATGTAATGAGCATGTACACAGCAATCAGAATGAAGAATGATAACCCGTACCAGACGAGAATCTTGGTTTTTATTTTCATAACATCACTCTACCTTAATAACGTATCCAAAACCACGTACTGTATGAATGAGTTTGGTTTGAAATGGGTCGTCTATTTTACGTCTTAAAAAACGCATATACACATCAATGACATTGGAATACCCTTCATAATCAAAATTCGTACTGATGCGTTCTAAGGATTCACGCGAGACCACTTCTCCCGCGTGCATCATTAAGTATTCGAGCATGCTGTATTCTTTTTTGGATAAATGAATGGATTGACCTTGACGCATGACTTCATTGGTCGTGCGGTTCAAACTCAAATCCCCCACTTGAAGGCTATTTTGGATGGGTTTAAATGATCTTCTTAAAATCGCTTTGATGCGTGCTAAGAGTTCATCATAAGAAAAAGGCTTGATGACATAATCGTCCGCGCCTAAATCCAAACCATAAATTTTATCTTGAATGCTATCTTTGGCTGTGAGCATGATGACGGGTGTATCTTTTTCTGCCTTACGCAACCAAGATAATACCTCTAACCCATTCATTTTAGGCATCATGATGTCTAAAATAACCAAGTCATAATGGGTTGAATTCAAGTAATCCATGGCTTGTTCGCCATCCTTAGTCGAATCCACGGAAAAACCATCTTTAATCAATCGTTCGGTTGTTATGGTTCTAATTTGAAGGTTATCTTCAGCATATAAAATGCGCATGAGATCATCTCCCCTATGCTTTTATTTTAACACTCAAGATTAAAATCCGATTAAAATCGTTTTTTTAATGTCATTTTAATGTTCGTTTTCTATACTGAGTGTGTAATTCAAATGTAAAAGGAGACACAGACATGAGAAAAGTATTATTATTCATCGCAGTTTTGATGGTTTCATTGACGCTCGCT is a window from the Paracholeplasma manati genome containing:
- a CDS encoding sensor histidine kinase → MKIKTKILVWYGLSFFILIAVYMLITLFTASTFIQRNATTTIKHETEEIAQELTIEDDGRVYYKDDDEDETFRYLYDNIIYVIYKDDVVFSGEIPGSIQNDLALQAYEVQTYESNQSTWLIYDVPVDQTYTLRAFYSTSESSNIFNQVLLWMLIFSPIFVLVSLSGGYVIIKQAFKPIHTMTKTALEITHEQHYDTRIAIQDNKDEVTLLASTINQMLDSIEKAIEREQSFTTNVSHELRTPLSVLRAQIEYLKSKNNDHALYKDFDDILKQLSVLENLVSQLLEWVRTKHIQVVSFEDMDAVLVLQTLIESFEPQASQKHIQIDYVHDLDSLTIQTEVASFVRIFTNLISNAIKYTEPNGHIVLTMKQVKQSLIVEVKDNGIGMSQASIDKAFDPFFRADPSREQQDSLGIGLSITKNLVERLNGTIIIKSQLKQGTTVTVTLPISQ
- a CDS encoding response regulator transcription factor, whose product is MRILYAEDNLQIRTITTERLIKDGFSVDSTKDGEQAMDYLNSTHYDLVILDIMMPKMNGLEVLSWLRKAEKDTPVIMLTAKDSIQDKIYGLDLGADDYVIKPFSYDELLARIKAILRRSFKPIQNSLQVGDLSLNRTTNEVMRQGQSIHLSKKEYSMLEYLMMHAGEVVSRESLERISTNFDYEGYSNVIDVYMRFLRRKIDDPFQTKLIHTVRGFGYVIKVE